A stretch of DNA from Catenulispora acidiphila DSM 44928:
GCCATGGCCGGTTCGAACATCATCCGCTGGAGCCGGAAGCTGCCGCTGGTCGCCGAGGCCGGCGGGGTGAACGCCGCGGCTTCCAGGTTCACGGTGGTGATCGTCGAGACGAACCGCGCCAGCATGTCCACGCGCCGGTCGCGAAGCTGCTCGTCGCTGTTCTTCAGGGCTTGCTCGGTCTCCCACCAGGAGCCGGTGAGGATCTTGCCGAGGGCGCGGTCGGCGAAGACGCCGATGCCGTCGAAGCCGGATTGTTCGGCCATCATCCCCGGGACCGCCTTGGCGATCACGTCCAGGGCCGGGCCGACGTCCGCCGGATCACAGGTGATGTACAGACTGCGGACGAACATGGTGTCCTCCCATCCGCGCGGGTGTCGGCGCGCGGGGGCGCGCCACGGCGACCCCGTTCCACTTCCAGCGCAGTACAGCTGCCGGACGCGCGCAAACGGGACGCGCTGTTCGGGGGAGGTCCACAGCCGGTTGCTGAACCGGTTCACATGATTCGCTGAACCGGTTCATGCCCGGCGATCGTGGTAAGGGGCGCGCGTGCTCTCGCGCACCGTGAGCCGCGGCGTGGCGCTCTGTACGTCGCGCACCGATCCGGGTACGTCGATCGCGGCCAGCAGCATCGCCGCGACCTGGCCGCCGAGGGCGAAGGTGTCGCGGCTCAGGGCGGTGATCGCCGGGTGCACGATGCGGGTGAGCAGCGAGTCCTCGAAGGAGACCACTGACAGTCCGGCCGGTACCGCCACTCCCATCTCTGCGGCGACCGCCAGGCCGGCGACCGCCATGACGTCCGAGTCGAAGATCAGTGCGCTCGGGCGCTGCGGGCTGCTCAGGAGTGCGCGGGTCGCCGAGGCGCCCTGGGCGTCGCTGAAGTCGGTGGGGACCGAGACGGCGTCGACCAGGTGCAGGCGGCGGGAGGCGTCCTTCAGTGCGCGGATGCGGCGGCGGGTGTGGTGGAACGCCTCGTCGCCGGCGACGTGTGCGATGCGGCGGTGTCCGAGCGCGGCGAGGTAGTCCACGAGCGAGAGCATCGCCTCCCGGTCGTCGGCCCAGACGCTGGGCAGTGTGCCGTGCCCGCTGGGACCGCCGATGACCACCGCCGGGACACCGAGGTCCTCCAGGACCGGCACGCGCTTGTCGCGGTGCTGCAGGTCGACCAGGACGAAGCCGTCCACGTGCCGCTCGGAGGTCCAGCGCCGGTAGACCTCGATCTCGGCCGCGGTGTCCTCGACGATCATCAGGTGGAGGGCGACGGAGCGTGCTGACAATCCCGCCTGGAGCCCGGCCAGCAACAGTCCGAAGAAGGGTTCTGCGCCGATGGTCTGCGCCGGGCGCGCGACCACCAGTCCGACCGCGTCGGCGCGGGCGCCTCCCAGGGCGCGCGCCGCCTTGTGCGGCCGCCAGT
This window harbors:
- a CDS encoding LacI family DNA-binding transcriptional regulator, which produces MTRPTIDDIARSAGVSKSAVSFALNDRPGVSPATRERILRVASEMNWRPHKAARALGGARADAVGLVVARPAQTIGAEPFFGLLLAGLQAGLSARSVALHLMIVEDTAAEIEVYRRWTSERHVDGFVLVDLQHRDKRVPVLEDLGVPAVVIGGPSGHGTLPSVWADDREAMLSLVDYLAALGHRRIAHVAGDEAFHHTRRRIRALKDASRRLHLVDAVSVPTDFSDAQGASATRALLSSPQRPSALIFDSDVMAVAGLAVAAEMGVAVPAGLSVVSFEDSLLTRIVHPAITALSRDTFALGGQVAAMLLAAIDVPGSVRDVQSATPRLTVRESTRAPYHDRRA